Below is a genomic region from Bacteroidota bacterium.
TGTAACCTCAAGCCAATAATCATCTATGTAATAAGGGATGAAGAGAACAGGAAGACCATATCTTCTGCTTATCACCGTGAATGGCTGGTAAAAGCCCCTGTAATCCTTGTTGTTTGTACGAATCATGGAGAAGGATGGGTCAGACAATCGGATGAAAAAGATCACTGCGACATTGATGCAGCCATTGCCACTGACCACATGACCTTGCAGGCAACCGAACTTGGCCTGGGTACCTGCTGGATATGTAATTTCGACCCTTTCCTCTGCAAGGAGATTTTAGACCTGCCGGAGAATATCGAACCGGTTGTTATCCTTCCTCTTGCCTACCCTGCCGATAAACCTGATGT
It encodes:
- a CDS encoding nitroreductase family protein; amino-acid sequence: MTFTELAKQRYSCRHYTDQPVEEEKLMKVLEAARIAPSACNLKPIIIYVIRDEENRKTISSAYHREWLVKAPVILVVCTNHGEGWVRQSDEKDHCDIDAAIATDHMTLQATELGLGTCWICNFDPFLCKEILDLPENIEPVVILPLAYPADKPDVNRHENQRKPLDKIVKYEF